The proteins below come from a single Microthrixaceae bacterium genomic window:
- the miaB gene encoding tRNA (N6-isopentenyl adenosine(37)-C2)-methylthiotransferase MiaB: MAKRYVIRTHGCQMNEHDSERIAGLLEADGMEATDSLDEADVIVLNTCCIRENADNKLYGTLGHLKSLKASRPDLEIMVGGCLAQKDRDLIQQKAGHVDVVFGTHNVHRAVDLLETSRTSGPITEILDEAVIEDHELFPTQLPTVREVDYLAWVTIQIGCDNNCAFCIVPAVRGTEVSKPFGTIVDEVRALAATGVTEVTLLGQNVNSYGRDIAMKLRDGFDTDEVAAAGIRWGEDRRARSLFADLLRDVGAVDGIRRVRYTSPHPKDFRDDTIAAMAQTAAVCEHLHLPLQSGSDRILSAMHRGYSAERYLAKVAAARAGIDDLAVTTDVIIGFPGETDRDFADTLEVFAEVGFDSAYTFIYSPRPGTEAAEMNDRFVDHAVSVERMDRLRAVLERSSRMRNEARVGRIEEVIVEGPSKRNPDLLTGRTRQNKLVHFAPPESIRPGSYALVEVTGASLSNLSGEFREITHVPTHRTRIPVLSAN, translated from the coding sequence GTGGCGAAGCGCTATGTGATCCGCACCCATGGGTGCCAGATGAATGAGCACGACTCCGAGCGCATCGCCGGGTTGCTCGAAGCCGACGGCATGGAAGCCACCGACTCGCTCGACGAGGCGGATGTCATCGTGCTCAACACGTGTTGCATTCGCGAGAACGCCGACAACAAGTTGTACGGGACCCTTGGTCACCTGAAGTCGCTGAAGGCGTCGCGCCCGGATCTCGAAATCATGGTCGGCGGGTGCCTTGCCCAGAAGGACCGCGACCTGATCCAGCAAAAGGCCGGTCACGTCGATGTGGTGTTCGGCACCCACAACGTTCACCGCGCCGTCGACCTGTTGGAGACCTCGCGCACGTCAGGGCCGATCACCGAGATCCTCGACGAGGCGGTCATCGAAGATCACGAGTTGTTTCCGACTCAGCTCCCGACGGTGCGCGAGGTCGACTACCTGGCCTGGGTCACGATCCAGATCGGGTGCGACAACAACTGCGCGTTCTGCATCGTTCCGGCGGTGCGCGGCACCGAGGTGTCCAAGCCGTTCGGAACGATCGTCGATGAGGTGCGGGCGCTCGCTGCGACCGGCGTCACCGAGGTGACATTGCTCGGGCAGAACGTGAACTCCTACGGGCGCGACATCGCCATGAAACTGCGCGACGGGTTCGACACCGACGAGGTCGCCGCCGCGGGGATCCGGTGGGGTGAAGATCGTCGGGCCCGGTCGTTGTTCGCCGACCTGTTGCGAGATGTGGGCGCCGTGGACGGCATTCGCCGGGTGCGGTACACGAGCCCTCACCCGAAGGATTTCCGCGACGACACGATCGCCGCCATGGCCCAGACCGCTGCGGTGTGTGAACACCTCCACCTACCGCTGCAGTCGGGCAGCGATCGGATCCTGTCGGCGATGCACCGTGGCTACAGCGCCGAACGGTACCTCGCCAAGGTCGCCGCCGCCCGCGCCGGAATCGACGATCTCGCGGTCACCACCGACGTCATCATCGGGTTCCCGGGCGAGACCGACCGCGACTTCGCCGACACCCTCGAGGTGTTTGCCGAGGTCGGCTTCGATTCGGCCTACACGTTCATCTATTCGCCCCGGCCCGGCACCGAGGCCGCCGAGATGAACGATCGTTTCGTCGACCACGCCGTGTCGGTCGAGCGAATGGATCGGCTCCGTGCCGTGCTCGAACGGTCATCGAGAATGCGCAACGAGGCACGCGTCGGGCGCATCGAGGAGGTCATCGTCGAGGGGCCGTCCAAGCGCAACCCCGACCTGCTCACGGGCCGCACCCGGCAGAACAAGCTGGTGCACTTCGCCCCTCCAGAGTCGATCCGACCCGGAAGCTACGCCCTCGTCGAGGTGACCGGCGCCAGCCTGAGCAACCTCAGCGGCGAGTTTCGCGAGATCACCCACGTTCCGACCCATCGCACCCGCATTCCGGTGCTGTCGGCAAACTGA
- the dapF gene encoding diaminopimelate epimerase, with amino-acid sequence MTDVLRLTKAHGLGNDFLVALESDNPQRLDRCVADPSIAVLLCDRRRGIGADGVLYGRTGAAGAAGAAGAAGAAGADLEMVLHNADGSVAEISGNGIRCLAQAYLRASGRREGDVVIDTAAGRRVLSSAPTERLAVDNLRVDMGSVLAGPPLAPSASGWGAIHVASASVGNPHIVLHVESVDGIDIASEGPRLEADVAGGVNVHFLSVEGPDTIRLVHWERGAGVTEACGSGATVSAFLANQWGLVGAEVSVRMPGGEATIDLREAAEGRIHLTGEAVHVATVEVDLDALVDAANDASTTDAEVANAS; translated from the coding sequence ATGACTGATGTGCTTCGCCTGACCAAGGCCCATGGACTGGGCAACGACTTCCTGGTCGCCCTCGAATCGGACAACCCTCAGCGGCTCGACCGTTGTGTGGCCGACCCGTCGATCGCCGTGTTGTTGTGCGACCGTCGCCGGGGCATCGGCGCGGACGGCGTCTTGTACGGCCGAACCGGAGCCGCTGGAGCCGCGGGTGCCGCGGGTGCCGCCGGAGCCGCGGGTGCCGATCTCGAGATGGTCCTGCACAACGCGGATGGATCGGTCGCCGAGATCTCGGGCAACGGCATCCGCTGCCTGGCCCAGGCGTACCTTCGGGCCTCGGGTCGACGCGAGGGCGACGTGGTGATCGACACCGCGGCGGGGCGCCGGGTCCTGTCGAGTGCGCCGACCGAACGGCTCGCGGTCGACAACCTGCGCGTCGACATGGGATCGGTGCTCGCCGGGCCGCCGTTGGCACCGAGCGCTTCGGGTTGGGGTGCGATTCACGTCGCGAGTGCGAGCGTCGGCAACCCCCACATCGTCTTGCACGTCGAGTCGGTGGACGGCATCGACATCGCCTCGGAGGGGCCGCGCCTCGAAGCCGACGTTGCGGGCGGGGTGAACGTTCACTTCCTAAGCGTCGAGGGCCCCGACACGATTCGGCTGGTGCACTGGGAGCGCGGCGCCGGGGTGACCGAGGCCTGCGGTTCGGGGGCCACGGTGTCGGCGTTCCTGGCGAATCAGTGGGGCCTCGTCGGAGCGGAGGTGTCGGTGCGTATGCCTGGCGGTGAGGCGACCATCGATCTGCGAGAGGCGGCCGAGGGGCGGATCCATCTCACCGGCGAGGCGGTGCACGTCGCCACCGTCGAGGTCGACCTCGATGCGCTCGTCGATGCCGCGAACGATGCGTCGACCACCGACGCCGAGGTTGCGAATGCATCCTGA
- the miaA gene encoding tRNA (adenosine(37)-N6)-dimethylallyltransferase MiaA: MAEPVPGPRRLVIVGSTASGKSALAMEVADVLGDAELISVDSMQVYRRMDIGTAKPSAIDQQRVPHHLIDVLEPSEDSSAGWVQGLARGVVDDLAQRGRRPIFVGGTGLYHRVVVDDMELPASYPELRAELEAANDSAVAEGPEAAARHTAGLLRRLREVDPLTASTCEPNNARRMIRALEVSLGSGRPFSSYGPGMEAYPPSEDLMIGLEVPRAEMLDLLSKRVDAMMAAGFLDEVGALAAEDPPIGVTARQALGYRELLRHVRGEWTLDHAVAETVLRTRQFAVRQHRWFRRDPRIVWHSAPLGDAAKTASLARWIAGTLGAT, from the coding sequence ATGGCTGAGCCGGTACCGGGCCCTCGGCGCCTGGTGATTGTTGGAAGCACGGCATCGGGTAAGTCGGCGTTGGCGATGGAGGTGGCCGACGTGTTGGGCGACGCCGAGTTGATCTCGGTGGATTCGATGCAGGTGTACCGCCGCATGGATATCGGCACCGCCAAGCCCTCAGCGATCGATCAGCAGCGGGTGCCTCATCACCTCATCGACGTGCTCGAACCGAGCGAGGATTCCTCGGCCGGGTGGGTGCAGGGCCTCGCCCGCGGAGTCGTGGACGACTTGGCCCAGCGCGGCCGACGCCCCATCTTCGTGGGCGGCACGGGGCTGTATCACCGGGTCGTGGTGGACGACATGGAGCTGCCGGCAAGCTATCCCGAGCTCCGCGCCGAGCTGGAGGCCGCCAACGATTCGGCGGTCGCGGAGGGCCCCGAGGCGGCGGCACGTCACACCGCCGGGTTGTTGCGACGACTTCGCGAGGTCGATCCGCTCACGGCGTCGACCTGCGAGCCCAACAACGCCCGGCGCATGATCCGGGCGCTCGAAGTCAGCCTCGGCAGCGGCCGTCCGTTTTCCTCCTACGGGCCGGGCATGGAGGCCTATCCGCCCAGCGAGGACCTGATGATCGGCCTCGAGGTGCCCAGAGCCGAGATGCTCGACCTGTTGTCGAAGCGGGTCGACGCCATGATGGCCGCAGGGTTTCTCGACGAGGTCGGTGCACTGGCAGCCGAGGACCCGCCGATCGGGGTGACGGCGCGTCAGGCGCTCGGCTACCGCGAGTTGTTGCGCCACGTGCGCGGAGAATGGACCCTCGACCACGCGGTCGCTGAAACGGTGCTTCGGACCCGCCAGTTCGCGGTTCGTCAACATCGGTGGTTCCGGCGCGATCCCCGCATCGTGTGGCACTCCGCACCCCTTGGCGATGCGGCGAAAACCGCTTCGTTGGCCCGTTGGATCGCCGGTACGCTCGGTGCGACATGA
- a CDS encoding phosphotransferase, producing the protein MAFDPVGDEATDILANPVVAMAPGESGAPGESGGSHAVALSSPAALVRPQSVVEVLVDFIAAVHGSPPPAESQTWEAADALAQVEALVGKGLVDPTRFDESYCPQSAEQLLALARSMFGHLSTRPAVAPVRIHGDFDLDTTLIDDGRIVGWRQVPVRVGDPYVDYALLARHVIAAFGPGAILAVFERLDVGEIDPIRLEFWVYVTQLRGAAAADTAADTAADTATGDTDTNTGAAAADSATDG; encoded by the coding sequence TTGGCGTTCGACCCGGTGGGCGACGAGGCGACCGACATCTTGGCGAACCCGGTGGTGGCGATGGCTCCAGGCGAGTCGGGCGCTCCCGGAGAGTCGGGCGGGTCGCACGCTGTTGCGCTGTCCTCGCCCGCTGCCCTCGTGCGGCCCCAGTCGGTGGTCGAGGTGCTCGTCGATTTCATCGCCGCGGTGCATGGGTCGCCGCCACCCGCCGAGTCGCAGACATGGGAGGCGGCCGACGCGCTCGCGCAGGTGGAGGCGCTCGTGGGCAAGGGGCTCGTCGACCCAACGCGATTCGACGAGTCCTATTGCCCACAAAGTGCCGAACAGCTACTGGCGTTGGCCCGCTCGATGTTCGGGCATCTCTCGACGCGGCCAGCGGTCGCCCCGGTGCGGATTCACGGCGACTTCGACCTCGACACGACGCTGATCGACGACGGCCGCATCGTCGGGTGGCGGCAGGTTCCGGTGCGGGTGGGAGATCCCTACGTCGACTATGCGCTGCTGGCACGCCACGTCATCGCCGCGTTCGGCCCTGGAGCGATCCTTGCGGTGTTCGAACGACTCGATGTGGGCGAGATCGACCCGATTCGCCTCGAGTTCTGGGTGTACGTGACCCAACTGCGGGGCGCCGCCGCGGCCGACACAGCGGCCGACACAGCAGCCGACACCGCCACCGGCGACACCGACACCAACACTGGCGCAGCCGCCGCCGACTCAGCGACCGATGGCTGA
- the recA gene encoding recombinase RecA, producing MEQHKALEGALAQIEKQFGKGSVMRMGEKTSMAVGSVSTGALSLDIALGIGGLPRGRVTEIYGPESSGKSTLAMHVVAEAQRNGGTCAYIDAEHAMDPAYAARIGVDVDQLLISQPDTGEQALEITDMLIRSGALDVIVIDSVAALTPRAEIEGEMGDSHVGLQARLMSQALRKVTANLNKTDTICIFINQLREKIGVMFGSPETTPGGRALKFYSSVRLDIRRIESIKDGVEIVGNRTRVKVVKNKVAPPFKQAEFDIMYGAGISREGSLLDIGVEMGFIKKSGAWYTYEGEQLGQGRENAKGFLKDNPEIMVEVSEKVRSKLGLGEGDADDEPIDLSINADMPVTLDD from the coding sequence GTGGAGCAGCACAAGGCACTCGAAGGCGCGTTGGCACAAATTGAAAAGCAGTTCGGCAAGGGCTCGGTCATGCGGATGGGCGAGAAGACGTCGATGGCGGTCGGCTCGGTCTCGACCGGCGCTCTGAGTCTCGACATCGCACTCGGAATCGGTGGGCTGCCGCGTGGCCGCGTCACCGAAATCTACGGTCCGGAGTCCTCCGGCAAGTCCACCTTGGCCATGCACGTGGTCGCTGAGGCTCAGCGCAACGGCGGAACATGCGCCTACATCGACGCCGAGCATGCGATGGATCCGGCATATGCGGCCCGCATCGGCGTCGATGTCGATCAACTCCTCATCTCCCAGCCCGACACCGGCGAGCAGGCGCTCGAGATCACCGACATGTTGATTCGTTCCGGGGCACTCGACGTGATCGTCATCGACTCGGTGGCCGCGCTCACGCCTCGGGCCGAGATCGAGGGGGAGATGGGAGACAGCCATGTGGGTCTTCAGGCCCGCCTCATGAGCCAGGCCCTTCGTAAGGTCACGGCGAACCTCAACAAGACCGACACCATCTGCATCTTCATCAACCAGCTTCGCGAGAAGATCGGCGTGATGTTCGGCTCGCCAGAGACCACCCCGGGCGGTCGTGCACTGAAGTTCTACAGCTCGGTGCGTCTCGACATTCGTCGTATCGAGTCCATCAAGGACGGCGTCGAGATCGTCGGCAACCGCACCCGGGTGAAGGTCGTCAAGAACAAGGTGGCCCCGCCGTTCAAGCAGGCCGAGTTCGACATCATGTACGGCGCCGGCATCAGCCGCGAAGGGTCGCTGCTCGACATCGGCGTTGAAATGGGCTTCATTAAGAAGTCCGGAGCTTGGTACACCTACGAGGGCGAACAGCTCGGCCAGGGGCGCGAGAACGCCAAGGGCTTCCTCAAGGACAACCCCGAGATCATGGTCGAGGTCTCCGAAAAGGTCCGCTCCAAGCTTGGCCTCGGCGAAGGCGATGCCGACGACGAGCCGATCGACCTGTCGATCAACGCCGACATGCCGGTCACCCTCGACGACTGA